Below is a window of Mycoplasma sp. 2045 DNA.
TAGTTATTATTTTTGCTTTCTCATTAGTTATGGGTATCCAACAATCAAAAGTTGATAAAATAGCTGAAGATTTTGCTAAAAATTCAACATTTATTCCAGGTGTAAGACCAGGAGAAGAAACACAAGATTACTTAATTGGGATTGTATTTAGATTAAGTGTATTTTCATCATTCTATTTATTAGCATTAGGAAGTATGCAATTTATTGAAATTATGGCAGGTATTTTACCTAATGTAATTTCATTTGGTGGTACAGGACTTATGATTTTAGTAAGTGTTGCACTTGAAACAGTAGGGCAATTACAAGCAAGAATTAAATCAAATAATTTATCAAAAGCAAAAAGAGAGTCAATTAAAAATATTGAAAGTAACTCAGCAGAAAACGTAGAAGGTTTATTATGATAAATAAAATAAATAAAAATGTGATTTTTATGGGACAACCAGGAGCAGGAAAAGGTACTGTTGCTTCTTTATTGTCAAAAACAAGCAATTTAATTCATTTATCAACAGGTAACATTTTTAGAAATGAAATAGCGCAAAAAACTGAACTTGGTCTTAAAGTTCAAAACATTGTGACAACGGGTGGATATGTACCTGATGAAATCACAAATAAAATTGTTGAAAATGCAATCTTAAAATTAAAAGAAAATAACCAATTTTTTATCCTAGATGGTTTTCCTAGAACTAAAGCCCAAGCCGAGTTTTTAAATTCACTTAAAGACTTTGAATTTGTAGTTATTGAGCTTCAAGTAAAT
It encodes the following:
- a CDS encoding nucleoside monophosphate kinase; this translates as MINKINKNVIFMGQPGAGKGTVASLLSKTSNLIHLSTGNIFRNEIAQKTELGLKVQNIVTTGGYVPDEITNKIVENAILKLKENNQFFILDGFPRTKAQAEFLNSLKDFEFVVIELQVNNEEIIKRLSGRRTCVNCGAGYHVDFQPPKVEGVCDVCSNQIVQRADDTPERIEHRLKIYEEQTKPLIDYYKSLDELRVVDASATPEEVAKQVLEILQKSDKINKL